The DNA region TAAAACTCCTGATTCTCACCCAGATTATTGAATGctaaaatgatagaaaacaaaattcaacaaattaaaatggtaaaaaagaaagaaaaatgttcaaaattcaTGCAGTGCTTGTTTCAGCGTCGCAGATTTGGTTTCCCTTCATAATTAATCCAAACAAGATGGTCAAATGGAAGATCCAGACAGATAAACACTGAAGAGCTTGTACTCGCTGAGGAGGACGAATCGGTCATGATGTTGACGTCCACATACATGCAGGAGGGCAGAAGCTTTTACATTCAGTGTTCCTCTGGGAAGGCAAACAGACGATCCTCATGAGCCTGCAGTTCATTCAGGGCCGAGGTTTACCGCAGATTCTGGACTGCTGTTGGTATTCAGACCTTCAAGCTCTTTCCCGTTCTCTGTTGGTTGCTCAGGGTTCCTGTTTAAAAGATTTTGAACACACGGCGGCTTACTGATGACAAGCCATGCAATAAGAGCAACACCACCAACGACTACCAAAATTAGTAAAGGCACAAGCACAGCTACAAGTGTATAGCTTCCAGATTCCTTGTACAAAGGGTTCTTGAACGGTTCACTGGTCACGTCACTGTATCGGTTCTCCGCTCTGCAGGTGAAGGTTTCGACTTCTTCAGTCTCTTTAGAAATGACGAGCTTCCTATCCCCCTTCTGCCATTCtccattttctccttttttccagaAGTACTGGATGGGCTCAGCGTCTTTATATTCGTCACCGCAATCCAGAGAGCAGTTTTTATCACTGCCGCACGTCAGAGTCCTCAAGATGACTTCAATAGCGCTCAGCTTCCTGATACCCACAACCTTAAATTTCACAGGAAGGACTCTTTGGTTGATCTCCACCGTGAACACCCCGTCGTCAGACTTTCTCGTGTTGCTGACGGTCAATATTCCAGTGGTGATATCCAGCTTTGATCGGTCTTTTAAGTCACCCAGATATTCCAGAGGATACTTATCCTTAACGTATTCAGCAACAATGTTCTCATTATGCTTCCAAGTAATGGCGTTAATGGCCTCAGAAGGCTTTGGGTCGAAAGTCAGAGCCTTGCCGATCTCAAAGTATGTAGTATCCTGAGCCGCGGCCTGCAGCGCCAGTAGAGTCAGGAGGGAG from Gambusia affinis linkage group LG13, SWU_Gaff_1.0, whole genome shotgun sequence includes:
- the LOC122842816 gene encoding uncharacterized protein LOC122842816 — translated: MAVTAGLSLLTLLALQAAAQDTTYFEIGKALTFDPKPSEAINAITWKHNENIVAEYVKDKYPLEYLGDLKDRSKLDITTGILTVSNTRKSDDGVFTVEINQRVLPVKFKVVGIRKLSAIEVILRTLTCGSDKNCSLDCGDEYKDAEPIQYFWKKGENGEWQKGDRKLVISKETEEVETFTCRAENRYSDVTSEPFKNPLYKESGSYTLVAVLVPLLILVVVGGVALIAWLVISKPPCVQNLLNRNPEQPTENGKELEGLNTNSSPESAVNLGPE